In Lemur catta isolate mLemCat1 chromosome 18, mLemCat1.pri, whole genome shotgun sequence, a genomic segment contains:
- the CLTB gene encoding clathrin light chain B isoform X2, producing the protein MGTTVNGDVFQEANGPADGYAAIAQADRLTQEPESIRKWREEQRKRLQELDAASKVTEQEWREKAKKDLEEWNQRQSEQVEKNKINNRASEEAFVKESKEETPGTEWEKVAQLCDFNPKSSKQCKDVSRLRSVLMSLKQTPLSR; encoded by the exons GAGGCTAACGGTCCTGCCGACGGCTATGCCGCGATTGCCCAGGCTGACAGGCTGACTCAGGAGCCCGAGAGCATCCGCAAGTggagagaggagcagaggaaaCGGCTGCAAGAGCTGG ATGCTGCCTCTAAGGTGACAGAACAGGAGTGGCGAGAGAAGGCCAAGAAGGACCTAGAGGAGTGGAACCAGCGCCAGAGTGAGCAAGTTGAGAAGAACAAGATCAACAACCG GGCATCCGAGGAGGCTTTTGTGAAGGAATCCAAGGAGGAGACCCCAGGCACAGAGTGGGAAAAGGTGGCTCAGCTATGTGACTTCAACCCCAAGAGCAGCAAGCAGTGCAAAGACGTGTCCCGCCTGCGGTCGGTGCTCATGTCCCTGAAGCAGACGCCGCTGTCCCGTTAG
- the HIGD2A gene encoding HIG1 domain family member 2A, mitochondrial — MAAPGPVTPEAPFESSQPPVIEGFSPTMYRNPEGFKEKFLRKTRENPMVPIGCLGTAAALTYGLYSFHRGHSQRSQLMMRTRIAAQGFTVTAILLGLAASAMKSRP, encoded by the exons ATGGCGGCTCCTGGCCCTGTGACTCCGGAGGCACCCTTTGAATCATCGCAGCCCCCAGTCATTGAGGGCTTTAGCCCCACCATGTACAGAAATCCAGAAGGCTTCAAGGAAAAGTTCCTTCGCAAGACCCGCGAGAACCCAATGGTGCCCATAG GTTGTCTGGGCACGGCGGCCGCCCTCACCTACGGCCTCTACAGTTTCCACCGGGGCCACAGCCAGCGCTCCCAGCTCATGATGCGCACTCGGATCGCCGCCCAGGGCTTCACGGTCACAGCCATCTTGCTGGGTCTAGCTGCATCCGCTATGAAGTCTCGACCCTGA
- the NOP16 gene encoding nucleolar protein 16 yields the protein MPKAKGKTRRQKFGYNVNRKRLNRNARRKAAPRIECSHIRHAWDHAKSVRQNLAEMGLAMDPNRAVPLRKRKVKAMEVDVEERPKELVRKPYVLNDLEAEASLPEKKGNTLSRDLIDYVCYMVENHGEDYKAMARDEKNYYQDTPKQIRNKINVYKRFYPAEWQAFVDSLQKNKMEVE from the exons ATGCCCAAGGCCAAAGGCAAGACCCGGAGACAGAAGTTCGGTTACAATGTCAACCGAAAGCGTCTGAACCGGAATGCTCGACGGAAGGCGGCGCCGCGGATCGAGTG CTCACACATCCGACATGCCTGGGACCACGCCAAATCGGTGCGGCAGAACCTGGCCGAGATGGGGTTGGCTATGGATCCCAACAGGGCGGTGCCCCTCCGTAAGAGAAAG GTGAAGGCCATGGAGGTGGATGTAGAGGAGAGGCCTAAGGAGCTTGTGCGGAAGCCCTATGTGCTGAACG ACCTGGAGGCAGAAGCCAGCcttccagaaaagaaaggaaatactcTGTCTCGGGACCTTATTGACTATGTATGCTACATGGTGGAGAACCACGGGGAGGACTACAAG GCCATGGCCCGAGATGAGAAGAATTACTATCAAGATACCCCAAAACAGATTCGGAATAAGATCAACGTCTATAAACGTTTTTACCCGGCAGAGTGGCAAGCCTTCGTGGATTCTTTGCAGAAGAATAAGATGGAGGTTGAATGA